The bacterium genome window below encodes:
- the gcvT gene encoding glycine cleavage system aminomethyltransferase GcvT produces the protein MKQTAFHDIHVRLGAKMVEFAGYHMPIQYEGIIAEHKRVRSTVGVFDVSHMGEFEVRGSGAFDFVQRMTTNDVSKLAEGGVQYSTMCYENGGIVDDLLVYHCGDYLQLVVNASNLEKDFNWLQSHLEGDVQLIDKSDETALLAVQGPRSLDAMRKITNIDVDDIPYYNWRPAQVAGIDCMFSRTGYTGELGCEIYFPNDAQMAEKLWNAVFEAGAEFDIQPVGLGARDTLRLEVGFCLYGNDIDETTNPLEAKLGWITKLKKGAFMGSDAIAKAKEAGLKRKLVGMTLEERAIPRHGYSIAIDGEVCGSVTSGTMSPMLEKGIAMGYVPTEHADPGTPVSIMIRNKAVPAIVTKVPFVEKQ, from the coding sequence ATGAAGCAAACGGCATTTCATGACATTCATGTGCGGCTCGGCGCCAAGATGGTGGAGTTCGCAGGGTATCACATGCCCATACAGTATGAGGGCATCATTGCAGAACACAAACGCGTGCGCAGCACCGTCGGTGTGTTCGACGTCTCGCATATGGGCGAGTTCGAAGTGCGCGGGAGCGGCGCGTTCGATTTCGTGCAGCGCATGACGACCAACGACGTGAGCAAGCTCGCCGAAGGCGGCGTGCAGTATTCGACCATGTGCTATGAGAACGGCGGCATCGTCGATGATCTGCTCGTCTACCACTGCGGCGATTATCTGCAGCTCGTGGTCAACGCATCCAATCTCGAAAAGGATTTCAACTGGCTGCAGAGTCATCTCGAGGGCGACGTGCAGCTGATCGACAAGAGTGATGAGACAGCGCTTCTCGCCGTGCAGGGGCCCCGTTCGCTCGACGCCATGCGCAAGATCACGAACATCGACGTCGATGACATTCCATACTATAACTGGCGTCCCGCCCAGGTTGCGGGTATCGACTGCATGTTCTCCCGCACCGGGTACACCGGTGAGCTGGGCTGCGAAATTTACTTCCCCAACGACGCGCAGATGGCGGAGAAGCTATGGAACGCCGTGTTCGAGGCAGGTGCGGAATTTGACATTCAGCCTGTCGGACTCGGTGCGCGCGACACGCTGCGCCTCGAAGTCGGCTTCTGTCTTTATGGCAACGACATCGACGAGACCACCAATCCCCTCGAAGCCAAGCTGGGCTGGATCACCAAGCTGAAGAAGGGTGCCTTCATGGGAAGCGACGCCATCGCAAAAGCGAAGGAAGCCGGACTGAAGCGCAAGCTGGTCGGCATGACGCTTGAGGAGCGTGCCATCCCACGTCACGGCTATAGCATCGCCATCGACGGGGAAGTCTGCGGCAGCGTGACCAGCGGCACCATGTCGCCCATGCTCGAGAAAGGCATTGCCATGGGCTACGTGCCGACCGAGCACGCCGATCCCGGTACCCCGGTGTCCATCATGATTCGCAACAAGGCCGTTCCGGCCATCGTCACAAAAGTGCCATTCGTGGAGAAGCAATAG
- a CDS encoding DNA translocase FtsK 4TM domain-containing protein, whose translation MRRKSTNSDTSTKSTRSRQGLDSKRKLDIIGLLMIASAMLILLALLSHSHSDETVADIGFGDFLRLFAGDPEIQARADTTANWLGLFGAIIANFFINITFGYFAIVFPVLLMLWGWSILRRRDLKALAYYTNYGLVLVFLLSTFLGLVRLVSWMPELSVSWSGNIGDFVAGLISRLIGTTGGIIVILTTTVVLAVVVVDYDIQATLDRFRRMLSYLLDLLSGKAGALSGKAGSLHSAFRAEREAALAASGNEQLSIDDAASTEEDEEQPKRRPRRTLRRKDLDIPPPPPTEVSISRQREEERTPLRTPAQDADDEVTPRSNGTISRDAIEGLSGIFGMGKKEEKAAKKMEKDSAPKSSAKPRGDADRPVDSSNVQADTATGAETQSAGSVNNADTAAGEESPPAPSLSEVVANEHERKAVQAAVARKVSVAADGGDIDSMNKQLAETSLRYHFPSPDLLDRQERVETVSDEELRVKADQVKEKLGVFGIGIKSISVTPGPVVTLFELVPDSSVKISKIVSLADDLALALAAKGIRIIAPIPGKSAVGIEIPNNKPEFVNFRSVVSAKEFTKSDGHLTLGLGKSITGDVMCDDLAKMPHLLIAGATGSGKSVGINVMINSLLFRMKPQQVKFVMIDPKKIELAQYRGLNRHFLATCPDIDEEIITDSANAVIVLKSLELEMDMRYTKLAKAGVRHVDDYNEKVRSGKVHDSETLKHYQLPYIVVIIDELADLMITAAREVEEPIARLAQLARAVGIHLVLATQRPSVDVITGVIKANFPARVAYQVASRIDSRTVLDGPGADQLLGNGDMLYLPSGQPKPMRIQNAYLSTDEVERVVEFISDQRGYQRPYSLPSVRAQQKGKSREEEIGTDDLMFEAARLVVRHQQGSVSLLQRRLKIGYSRAARIVDQLEMAGIVGPYDGSKARMVMVEDEEQLEDILQTL comes from the coding sequence GTGAGACGCAAGAGTACAAATAGCGACACGTCGACGAAGTCGACACGCAGCAGGCAGGGACTGGATTCGAAGCGCAAGCTGGACATCATCGGACTCCTGATGATCGCCTCCGCCATGCTCATCCTCCTCGCACTGCTGTCTCATTCCCATTCCGATGAAACCGTGGCGGACATCGGCTTCGGGGATTTTCTGCGCCTGTTCGCGGGTGATCCGGAAATCCAGGCCCGCGCCGATACCACGGCGAACTGGCTCGGACTGTTCGGCGCCATCATCGCGAACTTCTTCATCAATATCACCTTCGGCTATTTCGCCATTGTCTTTCCCGTACTGCTGATGCTCTGGGGATGGTCCATTCTTCGTCGGCGCGATCTGAAGGCGCTCGCCTACTATACCAATTACGGGCTGGTGCTGGTCTTTCTGCTTTCCACCTTCCTGGGACTGGTGCGTCTCGTCTCGTGGATGCCAGAGCTCTCGGTTTCGTGGTCGGGGAATATCGGTGATTTCGTCGCCGGGCTCATTTCCCGTCTCATCGGAACCACGGGCGGCATCATCGTGATACTGACTACCACGGTCGTTCTTGCGGTGGTCGTCGTGGACTATGATATCCAGGCCACGCTTGACCGTTTCAGGCGCATGCTGTCATACCTGCTCGATCTGCTCTCCGGCAAGGCCGGTGCGCTGTCGGGGAAGGCCGGTTCGCTGCATTCCGCTTTCCGCGCGGAACGCGAAGCCGCGCTGGCGGCCTCCGGCAACGAACAGCTTTCGATCGACGATGCCGCTTCGACTGAGGAAGACGAAGAGCAGCCGAAGCGCAGGCCGCGCCGTACCCTGCGGAGGAAGGATCTCGACATCCCGCCTCCGCCGCCGACGGAAGTTTCCATTTCCCGTCAGCGCGAGGAAGAGCGCACGCCGCTGCGCACTCCCGCGCAGGATGCGGATGATGAGGTGACCCCGCGATCAAACGGTACCATCTCGCGCGATGCCATTGAAGGATTGAGCGGGATATTCGGTATGGGGAAGAAGGAAGAAAAAGCTGCGAAGAAAATGGAAAAGGATTCCGCTCCGAAGTCTTCGGCGAAGCCGCGCGGTGACGCCGACCGGCCCGTGGACAGCAGTAATGTCCAGGCCGATACAGCGACGGGGGCAGAAACGCAGTCTGCCGGGAGTGTGAACAACGCGGATACGGCGGCGGGAGAAGAGAGCCCTCCCGCGCCGTCCCTTTCCGAGGTCGTCGCCAACGAGCACGAACGCAAGGCCGTGCAGGCGGCTGTCGCGCGCAAGGTGTCCGTGGCAGCGGACGGCGGGGATATCGATTCGATGAACAAGCAGCTGGCCGAAACCTCGCTGCGCTACCATTTCCCGTCCCCCGATCTGCTCGACAGGCAGGAACGCGTCGAAACGGTCAGTGACGAAGAATTGCGTGTCAAGGCCGACCAGGTCAAGGAAAAGCTGGGCGTCTTCGGCATTGGGATCAAGAGTATCAGCGTGACACCGGGTCCCGTCGTCACCCTCTTCGAACTCGTGCCCGACTCGAGTGTGAAGATCAGCAAAATCGTTTCGCTGGCCGACGACCTGGCGCTGGCACTCGCCGCGAAAGGCATTCGCATCATCGCGCCGATTCCCGGCAAGAGTGCGGTAGGAATTGAGATTCCGAACAACAAGCCCGAGTTCGTGAATTTCCGCAGCGTGGTCAGCGCGAAAGAGTTCACGAAATCTGACGGTCATCTGACACTCGGACTCGGGAAATCGATTACCGGCGACGTCATGTGCGACGATCTTGCGAAGATGCCGCATCTGCTGATTGCCGGTGCGACCGGTTCGGGAAAGAGTGTCGGGATCAACGTCATGATCAACAGTCTGCTCTTCCGCATGAAGCCGCAGCAGGTGAAGTTCGTGATGATCGATCCGAAGAAAATCGAACTTGCGCAGTACCGCGGGCTGAACCGTCATTTCCTCGCCACCTGTCCCGACATCGACGAGGAAATCATCACCGATTCCGCCAACGCCGTTATCGTGCTGAAGAGTCTCGAACTGGAAATGGACATGCGCTACACCAAGCTGGCGAAAGCCGGTGTGCGTCATGTCGATGATTACAACGAGAAGGTTCGCAGCGGCAAGGTGCATGACAGTGAGACGCTCAAGCATTATCAGCTGCCGTACATCGTCGTCATCATCGACGAGCTGGCGGACCTGATGATCACCGCGGCGCGGGAAGTCGAAGAGCCCATCGCACGGCTGGCGCAGCTTGCGCGTGCTGTTGGGATTCATCTCGTACTCGCGACGCAGCGTCCCTCGGTCGACGTCATCACCGGAGTGATCAAGGCGAATTTCCCGGCGCGTGTGGCCTATCAGGTGGCGAGCCGCATCGATTCGCGCACCGTGCTCGACGGTCCCGGCGCCGATCAGCTTCTCGGCAATGGTGACATGCTGTACCTGCCGAGCGGGCAGCCCAAGCCCATGCGCATACAGAATGCGTATCTCTCCACCGACGAAGTGGAACGTGTCGTCGAATTCATCAGCGATCAGCGCGGGTATCAGCGTCCCTACTCGCTGCCGTCGGTACGCGCGCAGCAGAAGGGCAAGTCGCGGGAAGAAGAAATCGGCACGGATGACCTCATGTTCGAAGCCGCGCGTCTGGTGGTGCGGCATCAGCAGGGAAGTGTCTCACTGCTGCAGCGGCGCCTCAAAATCGGATACTCCCGTGCGGCGCGCATCGTCGACCAGCTTGAAATGGCGGGTATTGTCGGTCCCTACGACGGGAGCAAAGCCCGCATGGTCATGGTAGAAGACGAAGAGCAACTTGAAGACATTCTGCAAACGCTGTAA
- the lolA gene encoding outer membrane lipoprotein chaperone LolA — MKTRYLLFVPLLLLPLMVAWAIDAREIIENVQERYDDIGDAVITFTQSVRFKVSKAEQSVEGTLYFKKPGKYRIETEERTVVTDGKTSWSWNPRNRQLIVDNYREATHSLSPEQLLLNYPKDYYSTLIGEEQLGGRTVYVLKLTPKEDNAFATAMKIWVSSDWLIRQVEITDVNSAVTTYRITGIKVDTKIDDAKFAYTVPDKAEVIDLR; from the coding sequence ATGAAAACCAGATATCTGCTCTTCGTCCCGCTTCTCCTGCTTCCGCTCATGGTGGCCTGGGCCATCGACGCGCGGGAAATAATAGAAAACGTGCAGGAGCGCTACGATGACATCGGCGACGCCGTGATCACGTTCACGCAGAGCGTGCGATTCAAAGTTTCGAAAGCCGAACAGTCCGTCGAAGGAACCCTCTATTTCAAGAAGCCCGGGAAATACCGCATTGAAACCGAGGAACGCACCGTGGTGACGGACGGCAAAACCTCGTGGTCATGGAACCCGCGCAACCGTCAGCTCATCGTGGATAATTACCGCGAAGCGACGCATTCGCTCTCGCCCGAGCAGCTGCTGCTCAATTATCCGAAGGATTATTATTCCACCTTGATTGGAGAGGAACAGCTCGGCGGACGCACGGTGTACGTGCTCAAGCTCACACCGAAAGAGGACAATGCCTTTGCGACCGCGATGAAGATCTGGGTCAGCAGCGACTGGCTGATCAGGCAGGTGGAAATCACCGACGTCAACAGCGCCGTGACCACATATCGCATCACCGGCATCAAGGTTGACACGAAAATAGATGACGCGAAATTCGCATATACCGTACCAGATAAAGCCGAGGTAATTGATCTGCGTTGA
- the fsa gene encoding fructose-6-phosphate aldolase, whose protein sequence is MKFFIDSANIDEIREAASLGILDGVTTNPSLVAKEGKNFRQLLDEILAIVNGPVSAEVVSTDAEGILKEARELAAIHANIVVKVPLIREGLKAVRQLTDEGIKTNVTLCFSPTQALLAAKAGATYISPFIGRLDDISQDGMELIQQIVTIYQNYDYRTEVLAASIRHPLHVLDAAMIGADVATIPFKIINQMFKHPLTDSGLERFLDDWKNNETKLV, encoded by the coding sequence ATGAAATTTTTCATCGACAGTGCAAACATTGATGAAATTCGTGAGGCTGCCAGTCTTGGAATTCTCGACGGAGTCACCACCAATCCATCGCTGGTTGCGAAAGAGGGAAAGAATTTCCGCCAGCTGCTCGACGAGATACTCGCAATCGTCAATGGTCCTGTCAGCGCCGAAGTCGTTTCCACCGATGCCGAAGGCATTCTGAAGGAAGCGCGCGAGCTTGCCGCCATTCATGCGAACATCGTCGTGAAGGTTCCGCTGATACGCGAAGGCCTGAAGGCCGTGCGGCAGCTGACCGACGAGGGCATCAAGACCAACGTCACCCTGTGTTTCTCTCCGACGCAGGCGCTGCTGGCCGCCAAGGCCGGTGCCACCTACATCTCGCCGTTCATCGGTCGCCTCGATGACATCAGTCAGGACGGAATGGAACTGATTCAGCAAATCGTCACCATATATCAGAATTACGATTATCGCACGGAAGTGCTCGCCGCGAGCATACGGCATCCTTTACATGTGCTGGATGCGGCCATGATCGGCGCCGACGTCGCGACAATTCCATTCAAAATCATCAACCAAATGTTCAAGCATCCGCTGACCGACAGTGGTCTCGAGCGTTTTCTTGACGACTGGAAGAACAACGAGACCAAGCTCGTTTGA